A section of the Leptotrichia sp. HSP-342 genome encodes:
- a CDS encoding glycosyltransferase family 4 protein: MIVVKVLLYSEGKSSFSKSGVGQALNHQVEALGANNIEVTQDPEDDYDLAHINTVALKSYEVLKQAKKKGKPVIYHTHTTYEDFRGSIKGSYVLSPIIKFWTKKLYNEADYLISPSEYTKNLIKSKYLEKEKEIRVISNGVNINKFNKNEVLKEKFLNEYKSVYDINKPLIITAGLPFERKGIKDFVKVAQECSDYQFLWFGSSSVKSMLPDKIQKIIENPPKNLIFPGYVDKDILIGAFSAAKAFLFMTYEENEGIVVLEALSAKLPLVVRDIPVYQDWLEDGKTCFKARTNEEFCQKIRNIVENNVENLDEITETAYNIAVERDLLNIGKKYKEYYEYILNQKK; encoded by the coding sequence ATGATAGTCGTGAAAGTTTTACTATATTCAGAGGGGAAAAGTTCTTTCAGCAAATCCGGCGTTGGACAAGCCTTAAATCATCAGGTAGAAGCCCTTGGAGCAAATAATATTGAAGTTACCCAGGATCCTGAAGATGATTATGATTTAGCACATATAAATACTGTTGCACTAAAATCTTATGAAGTGTTGAAACAGGCAAAGAAAAAAGGGAAACCTGTAATTTATCACACGCATACAACTTATGAAGATTTTCGTGGAAGTATAAAGGGGAGCTATGTCCTGTCGCCAATTATAAAATTCTGGACAAAGAAATTATACAATGAAGCAGATTATTTGATTTCTCCGTCAGAATATACAAAAAATCTTATAAAATCAAAATATTTAGAAAAAGAAAAAGAAATTAGAGTAATTTCAAACGGTGTAAATATAAATAAATTTAATAAAAATGAAGTTTTAAAAGAAAAATTTTTAAATGAATATAAATCAGTATATGACATAAATAAGCCGTTAATTATAACAGCTGGACTGCCTTTTGAGAGAAAAGGAATAAAAGATTTTGTAAAAGTAGCCCAGGAATGCAGTGATTATCAATTTCTTTGGTTTGGATCGTCAAGCGTAAAGTCAATGCTTCCTGACAAAATACAGAAAATCATTGAAAATCCACCAAAAAATCTAATTTTTCCAGGATATGTCGATAAAGATATTCTAATTGGAGCATTTAGTGCTGCAAAAGCCTTTTTATTTATGACTTACGAAGAAAACGAAGGAATTGTGGTGCTGGAAGCGCTTTCAGCAAAATTACCGCTTGTAGTGAGAGATATTCCTGTATATCAAGATTGGCTGGAAGATGGAAAAACTTGTTTTAAGGCTAGGACTAACGAAGAATTTTGCCAAAAAATAAGGAATATTGTGGAAAACAATGTGGAAAACTTGGATGAAATTACAGAAACTGCCTATAATATTGCTGTAGAGCGGGATTTGTTAAATATAGGCAAAAAATATAAAGAATATTATGAATATATATTGAATCAAAAAAAATAA
- a CDS encoding glycosyltransferase family 4 protein codes for MRIGIFTDTYRPQVNGVVSSIMTLEKELRKLGHKVYIITTTDPDAPQVEPNVLRIPSMEFKPLPQYRLGMIYSSKIIKKIKRLELDIIHSQTEWGVGTFARFAAINLEIPLVHTYHTLYEYYTHYIFGSRFVSAGKKIAAAISKFYCEKCNGLIVPTRKVEDILYSYGVDQTMNIIPTGLELDKFYRGNYSDEDLEFMRENFGIEKSDFLCVYIGRIAEEKSIDLLIDMFSKIKDENFKFMIVGRGRILDDLKKQAEDLGISDRVIFTGEVPHDKVAAYYQMGDVFLNASISETQGLTFVEAMAAKTPVVARYDLNLEDLLVKNEAGLVYRTEEEFINSIMLLKEDKEFREKIIENAFVASQDYTAQKFGERVEAVYKKTIEEYDSRESFTIFRGEKFFQQIRRWTSLKSSGRSPWSK; via the coding sequence ATGAGAATTGGAATATTTACAGATACATACAGACCTCAAGTAAATGGAGTTGTAAGTTCGATTATGACACTTGAGAAGGAGCTTAGAAAGCTGGGGCATAAAGTATATATTATTACTACGACTGATCCAGATGCACCTCAAGTTGAGCCTAATGTTTTACGAATACCAAGTATGGAATTTAAGCCGTTGCCACAGTATAGACTGGGAATGATTTATTCTTCAAAAATAATAAAAAAGATAAAGAGGCTGGAATTAGATATTATTCATTCACAGACAGAATGGGGTGTAGGAACATTTGCGAGATTTGCTGCAATTAATCTTGAAATACCGCTTGTTCATACGTATCACACGTTATATGAATATTATACACATTATATTTTTGGTTCGAGATTTGTTTCAGCTGGGAAAAAGATTGCAGCTGCGATTAGTAAATTTTATTGTGAAAAATGTAATGGACTGATTGTACCAACAAGGAAAGTTGAAGATATTTTGTATTCTTATGGTGTTGACCAGACAATGAACATTATTCCAACTGGGCTGGAACTGGATAAATTTTATCGTGGAAATTATTCCGATGAAGATTTGGAATTTATGAGAGAAAATTTTGGAATAGAAAAAAGTGATTTTCTTTGTGTGTATATCGGGCGGATTGCCGAAGAAAAAAGTATTGATTTGTTAATTGATATGTTTTCTAAAATTAAGGATGAAAACTTTAAATTTATGATTGTTGGGCGTGGGAGAATTTTGGATGACTTGAAGAAACAAGCTGAGGATCTTGGTATTTCAGATAGAGTTATTTTTACAGGGGAAGTGCCACATGATAAAGTTGCTGCTTATTATCAAATGGGGGATGTATTTCTAAACGCGAGCATATCGGAAACGCAAGGACTTACATTTGTTGAGGCAATGGCTGCTAAAACACCTGTTGTGGCAAGATATGACTTAAATCTGGAAGACTTGCTTGTAAAGAACGAAGCAGGGCTTGTTTACAGAACAGAAGAAGAATTTATTAATTCTATAATGCTTTTAAAAGAAGATAAGGAATTTAGAGAAAAAATTATCGAAAATGCTTTTGTCGCTTCACAAGATTACACAGCACAGAAATTTGGAGAACGAGTAGAAGCAGTTTACAAAAAAACAATAGAGGAGTATGATAGTCGTGAAAGTTTTACTATATTCAGAGGGGAAAAGTTCTTTCAGCAAATCCGGCGTTGGACAAGCCTTAAATCATCAGGTAGAAGCCCTTGGAGCAAATAA
- the ylqF gene encoding ribosome biogenesis GTPase YlqF, which translates to MNINWYPGHMKKTKDLIVENLKIIDVVIEILDARIPISSKNPDISKLANNKKKIIVLNKVDLIDSKELKSWEDYFLKNNFSDYFVALSVEKGTNFNELRKITDKIYAEKLEKMKKKGLRKTEVRAMIVGIPNVGKSKFINKFVNKNKARVGNTPGFTRGKQWIKIDEKLELLDTPGVLWPKFEDDEVAYNLAITGSIKDNVLQLEHVAIKFLDKLKDLGKIENLVKVYNLEEYITNEEILGLENHEILEILEKRLGVSKNDEHNYEIISRRLMKDYRMGKIGKFFLEIAKN; encoded by the coding sequence ATGAATATAAACTGGTATCCAGGGCATATGAAGAAAACAAAGGATTTAATTGTTGAAAATCTTAAGATAATTGATGTTGTTATTGAGATTTTAGATGCAAGGATTCCGATTTCTAGTAAAAATCCAGATATTTCAAAGCTGGCAAATAATAAGAAAAAGATTATTGTTCTGAACAAAGTGGATTTGATTGATAGCAAGGAATTAAAAAGTTGGGAAGATTATTTTTTGAAAAATAATTTTTCTGATTATTTTGTAGCTTTGAGTGTAGAAAAAGGGACTAATTTTAATGAACTACGAAAAATTACAGATAAAATTTATGCTGAGAAATTGGAAAAAATGAAAAAAAAAGGACTTCGTAAAACTGAAGTAAGAGCTATGATTGTTGGGATTCCTAATGTTGGGAAGTCTAAATTCATTAATAAATTTGTGAATAAAAATAAAGCAAGAGTTGGAAATACTCCAGGATTTACACGTGGAAAGCAATGGATAAAAATTGATGAAAAATTGGAACTGCTGGATACACCAGGAGTTTTATGGCCAAAGTTTGAAGATGATGAGGTAGCTTATAATTTAGCGATTACTGGCTCAATAAAGGACAATGTATTACAATTGGAGCATGTTGCAATTAAATTTTTAGATAAATTAAAGGATTTGGGAAAAATTGAAAATCTTGTAAAAGTGTATAATTTGGAAGAATATATAACTAATGAGGAAATTTTGGGATTGGAAAACCATGAGATACTGGAAATTTTAGAAAAACGGCTTGGTGTTTCTAAAAATGATGAACATAATTATGAAATTATTTCGAGAAGGCTTATGAAAGATTATAGAATGGGGAAAATAGGTAAGTTCTTCTTGGAAATCGCTAAAAATTAG
- the rsmI gene encoding 16S rRNA (cytidine(1402)-2'-O)-methyltransferase, with product MFYVVGTPIGNLEDITFRAIKVLKEVDYIFAEDTRVTKKLLSHYEIEKTVYQYHEHNKLHQITNIINLLKDEKKIALVTDAGTPCISDPGFELVNEILKAGIKVVGIPGASSIVTGASISGLDMRRMAYEGFLPKKKGRQTLFNKLKEEERTIVILESPNRILKTLKDIKEYLGERYVVITRELTKIYEEIIRGNVSEIIEKLEEKPIKGEIVLFIRAINDDGIYLKTIKTE from the coding sequence ATGTTTTATGTTGTTGGTACGCCAATTGGAAATTTAGAAGACATAACTTTTAGAGCAATAAAAGTTTTGAAGGAAGTTGATTATATTTTTGCAGAAGATACAAGAGTCACTAAAAAACTTCTTTCTCATTATGAAATCGAAAAAACGGTGTACCAATACCATGAACATAATAAACTTCATCAAATTACGAATATTATTAATCTTTTAAAAGATGAAAAAAAAATTGCACTTGTAACAGATGCTGGAACGCCGTGTATTTCAGATCCAGGCTTTGAGTTAGTAAATGAAATTTTAAAAGCAGGAATAAAAGTCGTTGGAATACCAGGAGCTTCATCAATTGTAACAGGTGCAAGCATTTCAGGGCTAGATATGCGAAGAATGGCATATGAAGGCTTTTTACCAAAGAAAAAAGGCAGACAGACACTTTTCAATAAATTAAAGGAAGAAGAGCGGACAATTGTAATTTTGGAATCACCTAACAGAATTTTAAAAACTTTAAAAGATATAAAAGAATATCTGGGAGAACGTTACGTTGTAATTACAAGGGAACTTACCAAAATCTATGAAGAAATAATTCGTGGAAATGTTTCTGAAATTATAGAAAAGTTGGAAGAAAAGCCAATTAAGGGAGAAATTGTTTTATTTATAAGAGCAATAAATGATGATGGTATTTATTTAAAAACCATAAAAACAGAGTAA